Proteins encoded within one genomic window of Candidatus Syntrophocurvum alkaliphilum:
- a CDS encoding GNAT family N-acetyltransferase has product MIQIEQFSLNKHDRSSIAKLIFDSDIEMNSLVYGKKEEGIRIITELLAMENNYYNPQYVKLAIIEDEVIGVIVGYPLEQKQDLDKGTGLSYSKVMGTWAFLKKIPLYNKMGRITGGEMDQKGYYIVAVCVDSNYQGTGIGRKLIEALHENIIYLHININNQKAYDFYKRLGFNSKNKQFITHKGKKYGTFLMERK; this is encoded by the coding sequence ATGATACAAATTGAGCAATTTAGTCTAAATAAACATGATAGAAGCAGTATAGCTAAACTTATATTTGATTCTGATATAGAGATGAATTCCTTAGTTTATGGAAAAAAAGAAGAAGGGATAAGAATTATTACAGAGCTTTTAGCTATGGAAAACAATTATTATAATCCTCAATATGTTAAATTAGCAATTATTGAAGATGAAGTAATTGGAGTTATTGTTGGTTATCCCCTTGAACAAAAACAGGACTTAGACAAAGGTACGGGACTTTCATATTCAAAGGTAATGGGAACCTGGGCATTTTTAAAAAAAATACCCCTTTATAATAAGATGGGAAGAATTACTGGAGGAGAAATGGATCAAAAAGGATATTACATTGTTGCTGTATGTGTAGACTCTAATTATCAAGGAACAGGAATTGGTAGAAAACTAATTGAGGCATTACATGAAAATATAATATATCTTCATATAAATATAAATAATCAAAAAGCCTATGATTTTTATAAGAGGTTAGGGTTTAACTCGAAAAACAAACAATTTATAACACATAAAGGTAAAAAATATGGCACTTTTTTAA